A genomic stretch from Fusobacterium sp. DD2 includes:
- a CDS encoding methionine ABC transporter permease, which translates to MVFSMIWESTLETLYMVFFSTLFSFLIGFPVGILLVITKEGGILERPKLNKILEFVINTLRSFPFIILMILVFPLSRLIVGTTIGSTAAIVPLSISAAPFVARMVEGALNEVDKGLIEASSSMGADNFTIVFKVMIPETMPHIIHGLTVTVISLIGFSAMAGTIGAGGLGDLAIRFGYQRFKTDIMVYSVIVIIIVVQVIQTLGNYLVARSKKNR; encoded by the coding sequence ATGGTATTTAGTATGATATGGGAATCTACACTTGAAACTTTATACATGGTATTTTTTTCAACGCTTTTTTCTTTCTTAATTGGATTTCCAGTAGGGATATTGCTGGTTATTACAAAAGAGGGAGGAATCTTAGAAAGACCTAAACTGAATAAAATTCTTGAGTTTGTAATAAACACCTTAAGGTCTTTTCCATTTATCATTTTGATGATTCTGGTATTTCCACTTTCAAGACTTATAGTTGGAACAACAATAGGTAGTACAGCGGCAATAGTGCCACTTTCAATATCAGCAGCACCTTTTGTAGCAAGAATGGTAGAGGGAGCTTTAAATGAGGTTGATAAAGGGCTTATAGAGGCAAGTTCAAGTATGGGAGCAGATAATTTTACAATAGTGTTCAAAGTGATGATACCAGAAACAATGCCACATATTATCCACGGACTTACAGTAACTGTAATCTCACTAATTGGATTTTCAGCAATGGCTGGAACAATAGGAGCAGGTGGATTAGGAGATCTGGCAATAAGATTTGGATATCAGAGATTTAAGACAGATATAATGGTGTATTCAGTAATTGTAATTATTATTGTAGTACAGGTTATACAGACACTTGGAAATTATTTAGTAGCAAGAAGCAA